A window of the Canis aureus isolate CA01 chromosome 29, VMU_Caureus_v.1.0, whole genome shotgun sequence genome harbors these coding sequences:
- the NFKB2 gene encoding nuclear factor NF-kappa-B p100 subunit isoform X1: MESCYDPGLDGMIEYDDFKFDPCIAEPKEPAPETADGPYLVIVEQPKQRGFRFRYGCEGPSHGGLPGASSEKGRKTYPTVKICNYEGPAKIEVDLVTHSDPPRAHAHSLVGKQCSELGVCAVSVGPKDMTAQFNNLGVLHVTKKNMMEIMIQKLQRQRLRSRPQGLTEAERRELEQEAKELKKVMDLSIVRLRFSAFLRASDGSFSLPLKPVISQPIHDSKSPGASNLKISRMDKTAGSVRGGDEVYLLCDKVQKDDIEVRFYEDDENGWQAFGDFSPTDVHKQYAIVFRTPPYHKMKIERPVTVFLQLKRKRGGDVSDSKQFTYYPLVEDKEEVQRKRRKALPTFSQHFGGGSHMGGGSGGSAGGYGGAGGGGGSLGFFPSLAYSPYPTGSAPLGCYPGGGGGAQMAAGAPGVDAGEEAAEPSASPLTPQREPQAPELLQRAREYNARLFGLAQRSARALLDYGVTADARALLAGQRHLLTAQDENGDTPLHLAIIHGQTSVIEQIAHVIYHARHLGVVNLTNHLHQTPLHLAVITGQTSVVSFLLQVGADPALLDRHGDSAVHLALRAGTSAPDLLRALLRSGVPTMPQLLHMPDFEGLYPVHLAVRARSPECLDLLVDSGAEVEAAERQGGRTALHLATEMEELGLVTHLVTKLRANVNARTFAGNTPLHLAAGLGSPTLTRLLLKAGADIHAENEEPLCPLPSPPTSGSDSDSEGPERDARGSSRGHTPLDLTRSTKVKTLLLNAAQDTMAPPLTPPSPAGPDLPLEDAVLQNLEHLLDGPGAQGSWAELAERLGLRSLVDTYRKTASPSGSLLRSYKLAGGDLAGLLCALSDMGLEEGVRLLRGPEARDKLPSTAEVKEDSAYGSQSVEQEAEKLGSPPEPPGGLCHGHPQPQVH, from the exons ATGGAAAGTTGCTACGACCCA GGTCTGGATGGCATGATTGAATATGATGATTTCAAATTCGACCCGTGCATTGCAGAGCCCAAGGAGCCAGCCCCAGAGACAG CTGATGGACCCTACTTGGTGATAGTCGAACAGCCTAAGCAG CGAGGCTTCCGATTTCGATATGGCTGTGAAGGCCCCTCCCATGGAGGATTGCCAGGGGCTTCCAGTGAGAAGGGTCGGAAGACTTATCCCACAGTCAAG ATCTGTAACTACGAGGGACCAGCCAAGATTGAGGTGGACCTGGTAACGCACAGTGACCCACCTCGCGCTCATGCCCACAGCCTGGTGGGCAAGCAATGCTCGGAGCTGGGGGTCTGCGCCGTGTCTGTGGGGCCCAAGGACATGACTGCCCA atTTAACAACCTGGGCGTCCTGCATGTGACCAAGAAGAACATGATGGAGATTATGATACAAAAACTTCAGAGGCAGCGACTCCGCTCCAGGCCCCAGGGCCTTACTG AGGCTGAGCGGCGGGAGCTGGAGCAAGAGGCCAAGGAGCTGAAGAAGGTAATGGACCTGAGCATCGTGAGGCTGCGCTTTTCTGCCTTCCTTCGAGCCAGCGATggctccttctccctgcccctgaAGCCAGTTATTTCTCAGCCCATCCATGACAGCA AGTCTCCTGGGGCCTCGAACCTGAAGATTTCTCGAATGGACAAGACAGCTGGGTCTGTGCGGGGTGGAGATGAGGTTTATCTGCTTTGTGACAAGGTGCAGAAAG ATGACATTGAGGTTCGGTTCTACGAAGATGATGAGAATGGATGGCAGGCCTTTGGGGATTTCTCTCCCACAGATGTTCATAAACAG TATGCCATTGTGTTCCGGACACCTCCCTATCACAAGATGAAGATTGAGCGTCCTGTAACCGTGTTCCTGCAACTGAAACGCAAGCGTGGGGGGGATGTCTCCGACTCCAAACAGTTCACCTATTACCCTCTGGTGGAAG ACAAGGAGGAGGTGCAGCGGAAACGGAGGAAAGCCTTGCCCaccttctcccagcacttcggggGTGGCTCCCACAtgggtggaggctctgggggctcGGCTGGGGGTTatggaggagctggaggaggag GTGGCAGCCTCGGCTTTTTCCCCTCCTTGGCCTACAGCCCCTACCCGACCGGCTCGGCCCCTTTGGGCTGCTACcccggaggcgggggcggggcgcagatGGCCGCCGGGGCGCCTGGCGTGGATGCCGGGGAGGAAGCCGCAGAGCCGAGCGcgtcccccctcaccccccagcgcGAACCGCAGGCCCCGGAGCTGCTGCAGCGAG CCCGGGAGTACAACGCGCGCCTGTTCGGCCTGGCGCAGCGCAGCGCCCGGGCCCTGCTCGACTACGGCGTCACGGCGGACGCGCGCGCGCTGCTGGCGGGACAGCGCCACCTGCTGACGGCTCAGGACGAGAACGGAGACAC GCCGCTGCACCTGGCCATCATCCATGGGCAGACCAGTGTCATCGAGCAAATAGCCCACGTCATCTACCATGCCCGGCACCTGGGTGTTGTCAACCTCACCaatcacctgcaccag ACACCACTGCACCTGGCGGTGATCACCGGGCAGACGAGCGTGGTGAGCTTCCTGCTGCAGGTGGGCGCAGACCCGGCACTGCTGGATCGGCACGGAGACTCCGCAGTGCATCTAGCTCTCCGGGCCGGCACCAGTGCCCCCGACCTGCTGCGTGCCCTGTTGCGCAGTGGGGTTCCCACCATGCCCCAACTGTTGCACATGCCGGACTTCGAGG GCCTGTATCCAGTACACCTGGCAGTCCGTGCCCGAAGTCCCGAGTGCCTGGATCTGTTGGTGGACAGCGGGGCTGAAGTAGAGGCTGCAGAGCGGCAGGGGGGCCGAACAGCTCTGCATCTAGCCACAGAGATGGAGGAGCTGGGATTGGTCACACATCTGGTCACCAAG CTCCGTGCCAACGTGAATGCCCGCACCTTTGCGGGAAACACACCCCTACACCTGGCAGCGGGACTGGGATCCCCCACTCTCACCCGCCTCCTTCTAAAGGCTG GTGCTGATATCCATGCAGAGAATGAGGAGCCCCTGTGCCCACTGCCTTCGCCCCCTACCTCTGGTAGTGACTCAGATTCTGAGGGACCTGAGAGGGACGCCCGAGGCAGCTCCCGGGGCCATACACCTCTTGACCTCACTCGTAGCACCAAG GTGAAGACCTTGCTGCTAAATGCTGCTCAGGACACCATGGCACCTCCCCTGACCCCACCCAGCCCTGCAG GGCCAGATCTGCCACTTGAGGATGCAGTCCTACAGAATCTAGAGCATCTGCTAGATgggccaggagcccagggcagctGGGCAGAGCTAGCAGAACGGCTGGGGCTGCGCAGTCTGGTGGACACATACCGGAAGACTGCCTCACCCAGCGGCAGCCTCCTGCGCAGTTACAAG CTGGCTGGTGGGGACTTGGCAGGCCTGCTGTGCGCCCTGTCTGACATGGGCCTGGAGGAAGGAGTGAGGCTGCTGAGGGGCCCTGAGGCCCGAGACAAGCTGCCCAGCACAG CAGAGGTGAAGGAGGACAGTGCATACGGGAGCCAGTCGGTGGAACAGGAGGCAGAGAAGCTGGgctcaccccctgagccaccaggagggCTCTGCCATGGGCACCCCCAGCCTCAGGTGCACTGA
- the NFKB2 gene encoding nuclear factor NF-kappa-B p100 subunit isoform X2: MESCYDPGLDGMIEYDDFKFDPCIAEPKEPAPETADGPYLVIVEQPKQRGFRFRYGCEGPSHGGLPGASSEKGRKTYPTVKICNYEGPAKIEVDLVTHSDPPRAHAHSLVGKQCSELGVCAVSVGPKDMTAQFNNLGVLHVTKKNMMEIMIQKLQRQRLRSRPQGLTEAERRELEQEAKELKKVMDLSIVRLRFSAFLRASDGSFSLPLKPVISQPIHDSKSPGASNLKISRMDKTAGSVRGGDEVYLLCDKVQKDDIEVRFYEDDENGWQAFGDFSPTDVHKQYAIVFRTPPYHKMKIERPVTVFLQLKRKRGGDVSDSKQFTYYPLVEDKEEVQRKRRKALPTFSQHFGGGSHMGGGSGGSAGGYGGAGGGGGSLGFFPSLAYSPYPTGSAPLGCYPGGGGGAQMAAGAPGVDAGEEAAEPSASPLTPQREPQAPELLQRAREYNARLFGLAQRSARALLDYGVTADARALLAGQRHLLTAQDENGDTPLHLAIIHGQTSVIEQIAHVIYHARHLGVVNLTNHLHQTPLHLAVITGQTSVVSFLLQVGADPALLDRHGDSAVHLALRAGTSAPDLLRALLRSGVPTMPQLLHMPDFEGLYPVHLAVRARSPECLDLLVDSGAEVEAAERQGGRTALHLATEMEELGLVTHLVTKLRANVNARTFAGNTPLHLAAGLGSPTLTRLLLKAGADIHAENEEPLCPLPSPPTSGSDSDSEGPERDARGSSRGHTPLDLTRSTKVKTLLLNAAQDTMAPPLTPPSPAGPDLPLEDAVLQNLEHLLDGPGAQGSWAELAERLGLRSLVDTYRKTASPSGSLLRSYKLAGGDLAGLLCALSDMGLEEGVRLLRGPEARDKLPSTEVKEDSAYGSQSVEQEAEKLGSPPEPPGGLCHGHPQPQVH; this comes from the exons ATGGAAAGTTGCTACGACCCA GGTCTGGATGGCATGATTGAATATGATGATTTCAAATTCGACCCGTGCATTGCAGAGCCCAAGGAGCCAGCCCCAGAGACAG CTGATGGACCCTACTTGGTGATAGTCGAACAGCCTAAGCAG CGAGGCTTCCGATTTCGATATGGCTGTGAAGGCCCCTCCCATGGAGGATTGCCAGGGGCTTCCAGTGAGAAGGGTCGGAAGACTTATCCCACAGTCAAG ATCTGTAACTACGAGGGACCAGCCAAGATTGAGGTGGACCTGGTAACGCACAGTGACCCACCTCGCGCTCATGCCCACAGCCTGGTGGGCAAGCAATGCTCGGAGCTGGGGGTCTGCGCCGTGTCTGTGGGGCCCAAGGACATGACTGCCCA atTTAACAACCTGGGCGTCCTGCATGTGACCAAGAAGAACATGATGGAGATTATGATACAAAAACTTCAGAGGCAGCGACTCCGCTCCAGGCCCCAGGGCCTTACTG AGGCTGAGCGGCGGGAGCTGGAGCAAGAGGCCAAGGAGCTGAAGAAGGTAATGGACCTGAGCATCGTGAGGCTGCGCTTTTCTGCCTTCCTTCGAGCCAGCGATggctccttctccctgcccctgaAGCCAGTTATTTCTCAGCCCATCCATGACAGCA AGTCTCCTGGGGCCTCGAACCTGAAGATTTCTCGAATGGACAAGACAGCTGGGTCTGTGCGGGGTGGAGATGAGGTTTATCTGCTTTGTGACAAGGTGCAGAAAG ATGACATTGAGGTTCGGTTCTACGAAGATGATGAGAATGGATGGCAGGCCTTTGGGGATTTCTCTCCCACAGATGTTCATAAACAG TATGCCATTGTGTTCCGGACACCTCCCTATCACAAGATGAAGATTGAGCGTCCTGTAACCGTGTTCCTGCAACTGAAACGCAAGCGTGGGGGGGATGTCTCCGACTCCAAACAGTTCACCTATTACCCTCTGGTGGAAG ACAAGGAGGAGGTGCAGCGGAAACGGAGGAAAGCCTTGCCCaccttctcccagcacttcggggGTGGCTCCCACAtgggtggaggctctgggggctcGGCTGGGGGTTatggaggagctggaggaggag GTGGCAGCCTCGGCTTTTTCCCCTCCTTGGCCTACAGCCCCTACCCGACCGGCTCGGCCCCTTTGGGCTGCTACcccggaggcgggggcggggcgcagatGGCCGCCGGGGCGCCTGGCGTGGATGCCGGGGAGGAAGCCGCAGAGCCGAGCGcgtcccccctcaccccccagcgcGAACCGCAGGCCCCGGAGCTGCTGCAGCGAG CCCGGGAGTACAACGCGCGCCTGTTCGGCCTGGCGCAGCGCAGCGCCCGGGCCCTGCTCGACTACGGCGTCACGGCGGACGCGCGCGCGCTGCTGGCGGGACAGCGCCACCTGCTGACGGCTCAGGACGAGAACGGAGACAC GCCGCTGCACCTGGCCATCATCCATGGGCAGACCAGTGTCATCGAGCAAATAGCCCACGTCATCTACCATGCCCGGCACCTGGGTGTTGTCAACCTCACCaatcacctgcaccag ACACCACTGCACCTGGCGGTGATCACCGGGCAGACGAGCGTGGTGAGCTTCCTGCTGCAGGTGGGCGCAGACCCGGCACTGCTGGATCGGCACGGAGACTCCGCAGTGCATCTAGCTCTCCGGGCCGGCACCAGTGCCCCCGACCTGCTGCGTGCCCTGTTGCGCAGTGGGGTTCCCACCATGCCCCAACTGTTGCACATGCCGGACTTCGAGG GCCTGTATCCAGTACACCTGGCAGTCCGTGCCCGAAGTCCCGAGTGCCTGGATCTGTTGGTGGACAGCGGGGCTGAAGTAGAGGCTGCAGAGCGGCAGGGGGGCCGAACAGCTCTGCATCTAGCCACAGAGATGGAGGAGCTGGGATTGGTCACACATCTGGTCACCAAG CTCCGTGCCAACGTGAATGCCCGCACCTTTGCGGGAAACACACCCCTACACCTGGCAGCGGGACTGGGATCCCCCACTCTCACCCGCCTCCTTCTAAAGGCTG GTGCTGATATCCATGCAGAGAATGAGGAGCCCCTGTGCCCACTGCCTTCGCCCCCTACCTCTGGTAGTGACTCAGATTCTGAGGGACCTGAGAGGGACGCCCGAGGCAGCTCCCGGGGCCATACACCTCTTGACCTCACTCGTAGCACCAAG GTGAAGACCTTGCTGCTAAATGCTGCTCAGGACACCATGGCACCTCCCCTGACCCCACCCAGCCCTGCAG GGCCAGATCTGCCACTTGAGGATGCAGTCCTACAGAATCTAGAGCATCTGCTAGATgggccaggagcccagggcagctGGGCAGAGCTAGCAGAACGGCTGGGGCTGCGCAGTCTGGTGGACACATACCGGAAGACTGCCTCACCCAGCGGCAGCCTCCTGCGCAGTTACAAG CTGGCTGGTGGGGACTTGGCAGGCCTGCTGTGCGCCCTGTCTGACATGGGCCTGGAGGAAGGAGTGAGGCTGCTGAGGGGCCCTGAGGCCCGAGACAAGCTGCCCAGCACAG AGGTGAAGGAGGACAGTGCATACGGGAGCCAGTCGGTGGAACAGGAGGCAGAGAAGCTGGgctcaccccctgagccaccaggagggCTCTGCCATGGGCACCCCCAGCCTCAGGTGCACTGA